A stretch of DNA from Carettochelys insculpta isolate YL-2023 chromosome 18, ASM3395843v1, whole genome shotgun sequence:
AGCGGGGGGTTTGTACTCCACAGCCAAGGCAGAGAACCCTGAAACAGAGTTCATGGTCTGTCAAAGGGCTCCATCTCTGCTGTAGTGCATTGATTCACTGATCCaaagattttaaggccagagggaccgtttgtgatcatctaatctgacatACATAATACAGGCCAGAAAATGTTTCCCAGTCATTCCTGTATGAAGTCTGGAAGGCCCAATATGACCCTCACAACTCAAGGAGTGTAGCAGGTTTGGCCTTGAACAGACCAGAAGAATGATAGAAACATGCACTTGAATGGCCTGTGTTTAATTATGCCCCCGAAGGAAACTGCCTGTGGACACAGGTAGGTTCTAAAAACTACATGATCTAAAGCAATGGTTTTCACCCTGTGGTTGGGGCACTCCTTGTATTCCACATAGTGTACCTAAAGGGGGCTACATCTCCATTCAAAAAGTATTAGGGGTCTACAGATGGAAAAAGTTTGAAATCCACTGCTCTAGAAAGTGAGAATGATGCAAGAAAGAAGCTGAGTCCTCTACCTACTTCCCACTCCATGTTCACCAGCAAGGGGTGGTTTTCTGGTTTTAGTATTGCTATGAAATATCACCACAGGTTCAGTTTCCAGCAGAGTCAACTCAGCCCAGCATTCTTCCAAGGCAGATAAACTACTGTGCATGTGGATCTTTCCTACAGGGCCTTCAAACATTGTGGTCCTGTCTGCTCCATGCAAACATTAAAATGCTTTGCGATCTTTTGGTAAATGGCATTGGCCAAAATCCCCTCTCCTTTTCCAGGTGCAGAGTGCTACTCCCCTCCCAAGAAGTGGCTGAGCTGCTGATCTGTAGAGTATACAATGTCTTTGGCATGTACTATCCTTGCTGCACTTATTATCTCTACGCACGCCCAGCTTTGGTGCTTCCAGCAAAGAGCACTGATTTCAGCCCCATTTAACTTTTCCTGAATACTTGTGGTCCCTGTTCCCTTTCTCACCCTCACTGAAAGGTCTCCAGATATGACAAAATAGGAGAATATCTTAATTCTAACACACTGAAACTGCTGCTCAAAAGGTGTGTGAAACATAGGAGCACCTGGGCATACGACATTCTACCCCTTGAAGAGCATCAAGGGATCAACCACCCGCCTGCCATGCCATGGCAATTCTGTGCTCACCTCTCCCACAGTCAAGCAACACCTTTATGTTGTTCCGCCCATATAGTAACATGACATCCTTCCATCTTTAACACCACATCCATTCTTAAGCCGCCCTCTCACCTATATGATGGTCCCCATGCATTAACCATCTTTTCCTTATACCTGCAGAGTACCTGTGTGTGCAGCCGTGAAGCTCTGTCACACGCTGACTCCCGGTCTTAGTATGCAGGGCATCCACATTCTGGGTCACCAACCAGTGCAGCTTTCCTAGCTTCTCCCAGTTTCTTAAGGCCAGGTGTGCTGCATTAGGCTGGTGAGAGGAGAACTGGGGCCAGCCCACGAAGTTCCTTGCCCAGTACCGCTGGCGGGCACTGGCACTGCGAACAAACTCAGCATGCTGGATGGGCCGCCTCTCTGTCCTGGCATAGAGCCCTATGCCTTCTGATCGGTAGTCCGGGATACCTGATTCAGTGGAGATGCCAGCGCCAGTCATTACTAACAGCCTCTGGGAATTAGACACAAAGTGCTGTAGTGCTTCCACCtccacagcagctggaggagggctGGCAGGCACAAAAGCCAGGTTTGCAGAGGCCTTGGCCACAGAATGAGATCTGTAGTGATGGCGTCCGAGAGCTCTGCAACCTTCTGGCACCTTCAAAGCACAGTAAATGCTCATCTAGGATCCAAACAGATGAATATTGGGCAGTTAAAGCTTAGAATAAATAAatcttccttaacttttcctggCATGTGCCAGTTCACtatttccagatgtgaagaagtgggtctcccccacaaaagctcatcacctaataaatcattttgttagtcttcaaagtgctacatgtctgcttttttgttttaccaaAATTAAGGTGAAATATTCAAAGCAGAGCCTGCAGTGGTAGGAGTGGGAAATTACAGTAAAAAGCAAAAACCAAATAGAAAGCATATGTTGGAGAAATATGGTGaaagaggaaagagaaagatATGGTGACAATACTGGGGGAGGTGAGCAGCAAAAGCTAGAAATATTTAATGAAGCAAGTAAATGCACTTGAGAAACAGgactttttacttttaaaatgtgattCTTAACCTCAGTGCTGTCTAGTCCAcaagataaaaataattttccatttCACTCTCCTGTCAAGTCCTAAATCTATAGTTGTTTGCTTCATCTGTTACAGTTGCAGAACGTTTCACACAACGTCTATAAGGCAGTACAGAAACAGATCAGCAGGAAAGAGGCATCTCGAGATAACCCAGGACTCCAAAGACACATAGCACACAGCTTAGCCAAATGCACATTTCTAAAAAATACAGGCTTATTAACAACAGAAACGAATAAACCCCTTGATGTTAAATCAGCAAGAATATTTCTATAATAATTTGCAATTTCACCTCTCATGTTATGGTAGTGCCTGACCTTCAGCGAAGACAAAAAGCCTGCAGAAAGAGAGAACTCTGGGTAATGTAGTTCACAGAAACAAAGCTAAAAGGAACACTACAAATCCCACAAGTcaatcaattaattaattaatttcaaAACGCCAGCGAACTCAACTGTGCAATCCTTTCAAAATGTAGAGGGGAAAAATCACAAGACTAGAGACAGAGTCAAGCAGAATCTAAATTCGTACAGTTAATTTAGCAGATCTATACTGGCATTGCATTTCAGTCTATGACTCTGGTATAACAGACAGCAGAGATACCTTGGGACAAGTTGCAGCATGTGTGAAACTTTCACGGGATAGAAGGGTGACAGGCAGCTGGTACTACAAACAGTGCTATAGGCTAAATAGTCTAATCAAGACCATGGTGCTCTGCAATCAGTCTGGTTCACCCAATGCTGGAAAGCAAGTGGCTGGCAGGCAAGTGAGTGAGTACCAGAAAAACTACAGGTGCAGGGATGCTGGATTGTTATTTCATGATCTCTTCTTGCTACTGTTGTTCCTTAGAACTTGAAATAGAGCTGCTATGGGTAATTTTTGGTAGTTTCTGAAGTGCCTTTTTACCTGGAGTAGGCTCAGGGTGTGGGACCTGGAACTGAGTTAAGAACTTAAACTATGAAAACATTCTGGTTGTGTGCAGTATCGTTAGCCAGGGTAGTTCCTGTTTGTTGGCAGGGAGTGGGTAGTCacccaactcccattgactgtgCTTCCCAGCCAATAGTAACTCAGGGGCAGAGCCTCTAGGCAAGGGCAGCACTGGGACAGAGGTTCCTGGAGCTTACAGTGACATGCCTCCAGCCCCTAAGGCCCCCTTTTTAATCCagtcctgctgctggaggagtaTGTCCCTATCCCAGCCACGGCTGTGGACAGACAGCAGAGCAAGCTGGAGCTGCCTCGAACCCTCCCTGTACACAAATTCACACCGAGACCCCACGAACCCATCCTAACTTCCCGCCCTGAGACCACTTCCACACTCTAAATCTTCtttgtcccagcctggagccccctcctggagcggCCAGGGCTAGGCCAAAATCACATGTGGCTCCTCTCCCCATCAGGGAAGCTGTTCCTGGATGCCTCAGGTGCAGAAGAGTTCTGCTTGTCTCTGGCCTGCCATGGCCTCTTTTTTCAGCCTCTCCACAGGTGATCAGCAGCCTTACTGAGGCTGCAAGGAACATTGGGCTACCTTCCCATCCTCCAAGCTGTCTCCTCTCTGGAAGAGCCTAATGGGGTGTTTTTTTAGCATTTGGACTGTAAGACAGCAAGAGAGTTGCTCTGCTGCTGATGGTATGGGCTATGGAGGAGAAACAGATTCCTCCCGAGGATACCGTTGTCCTGGAAGAGGATCTTTTGGAAGACAGGAAGGAGATAGGAGGCTGGGGTTGCAAAGATGGTGGAGTAATTAGCATAACCAGGCCCGTGATGCCCTTTGAACAAACTGGGAGGAAAAAGTTGGCCTGTAGCAgccttgtgttttattttttttgtttgtttggtgtgttggagggaggctggggacaTTAGGTCTGGCAGCAAGAGGGACTCACAGTGGAATAGCAGCTGCACTGTCCAATAAGAGCTAAGCAAGTGATTCACCCCATTCTGTAAAGCGTCTGGCTGGCAAGTCAGCGAAGGTCACATGCTTTCATTTTTTACCTTTGCGCAGTGGCAATACCATAGCTGATGAGGTTTAACTGAGGCATGGTTATTGCTAATTGAAAACTTTTCCCAATATCCCACCTTGACAGCTTGTAATATAGCTGTCATTGGCAATTTTTGGGGGCCTCTAAAGAGGCTGATTTCTGCTAATAGTGTAAAAAGttagaaaaaataaatgttttcagattcatttttttgaaaaaataggggctgtatagctgcgttcttttagaaaaacaagtttctcttttgatctgcttttttgaaggtagttcttttctttcaaaagttttttcagaagagtcttttggagaatcttcttttgaaagatctctgtagtgtagatgtagcctgggtatCCCTAAACGTctggctgccagaagctgggactggatgacaggagatTGGGGAGCAGGATGTGAGGCAGAATCTGAGATGGGGTTTGGGTGTAGGGaaagagttggggtgcaggagtgagtgcagggagcaggctgtggctagGAGGTGCTTACcctaggtggctcctggccaCCGGTTCAGCAGCAGGGTGCAGAGGCGGCTTGCATGCCATGGTGGCCCCGTGCCATTCAAAGCTGATGGCTTCCTCTAGCAAGCATGTCTCTGTGTATACACCCGTTGAAGGCAAGAGGCAGTGGGTCTCTGCATGCTGTCTGTGctctccagccaatgggagcttttaTGTTAGGATGgtgctgaggctgggggcagcccacgGAAACCCACTGGCCATCTCACCACAAGGGACAAATTGATGCTTGCTAGTGGCAGCCAGCCACTTGTGGGAGCAGTGTGGCTGGGACTATGGTAGGCTGGCAGACCACCTGAGAGCTCCCCTGGCCTTTGGGACATTTTCCTCCAGCCTCAGCCAGAATGTTTGGTGGGCGGGTTTGGCCTGTAGGCTTCATTTTGCCCACTCTGGCTCCATGCCATTACCTAAattattaatgaagatattgaacagagccAGACCCAAAACTGCTCCCTTCaagcagggttttttttattataaaaaaaaattatttccctcCAGGAGTGACACATGGAACATGTGGGGAGCCATATGCTCTCTCAAGGAGGACTAGCAGGAGGACTAGCAGGGCTAgagagctggtcccagcagcaggagtctgcacacgtgcacacactgGTAGCAGTGGGGAAAGTGTGTCAAGGCAGCTCCAGCTCGTGCTGTTCTCTGGCCCCAGCCGTGGCTGGGGTAGAGGTGAGCTCTTCCGGCTCCAGCAGCAGGACTGGATTAAGACAGGGGCTTTAGGAGCTGGAGCCACATCACTCTGAGCTTCAGGAAGCTCTGTCCCAGTACTGCCCTTGCCTGGAGGCTCTGCCCTGAgtgcccattggctgggaatcatggCCTATGTAAGCAAGGGGGATGGTGCCTGCAGGTGAGTAACCCACCGGTTACTCTCCCCACCATGCGCAACAaactggagctgccccaggtaacTACCCTGCACACCAACACCTGGCCCAGTGCTGAACCCCTTCTCATGCCCTGAATCCCCAACTCCATCCCATACCCCCCATTgtaccccactgccccagccctgagtctgCTATACTACCTGAGCTCCCTTCACCCCAACACTGACACTCCCCGCCACCCAAAttctcacccagaccccacaagCCCACCAGATGTGCAGGAGTTCTGCTTGTTTCTGACCTGCCATAGTCTGTCCTTTCAGTCTGTCCACAGGTGATCATCAGCCTTACTATAAAGAACACTGGGCTAACTTCCCATCCTCGAAGCTATCTCAGTGAGGGagttgctctgctgctgctgctgatggtatGGGCAGTGGAGAAGAAATAAATTCCTCCTGAGGATACTTGAGTCTTGGGAGAAGCTGCTATACCTGTGAATTTTttggaagacaggaggctggggtTGTAAAAACgattgtagtagtagtagtagcagtactagtagtagtaggcatccttcagtctacatagactatggatcaaaaaacgctgttaagcgatgctggagtacctctccagccacaagcctgggcaattttttgggaccctgggctgcccagacgccagtgtccccctctcggctttactgatatgaCTAATTAGCATAACCAGACCCATGATGCCCTGTGAACAAACTGGGGAAAAAAGACAACACAGAGCAGCCTTGTGGGCTTTTTTCATGGGATTAGGTCTGGGAGAAAGGCAGAATCACAGTGCAGTAACTGCACTGGCCAATGTGAATGAAGCAAGTGGTTCACCCCATATGTAAAGCGTCTGGCTGGGAAGTCAGTGAGGGTCATGTGAGCTGATGTTTTATCTTTGTGCAGTGGCAGTACCGTAGCTGATGAAGTTAAACTGAGGCATGGTTATTGCTAATTGAAAACTTTTCCCAATATCCCGCCTTGAGAGCTTGTAACATGGCTGTCATTGGCAATTTTTGGGGGCCTCTGAAGAGGCCAGTTTCTAGCTATAGTGTAAAAAGTTAGATGTAGTAGATGTTTTTGCTAGGCTATGAATTGAAAGTCATCTATGCATTCATGTACCTAGGCTCAatgatcttggacaacttgtcacttgatagcaagatcaacaagcacattggaaaagctaCTGCAATGTtttccaggctgatgaagagagtatgtgctaacaataagctcactgtataCACCAAGgtgtaggtctacacagcctgtgttttgagcacactgctgtatgccagtgaaacatggactttgcgctcaaaacaagagcagcggctcaacacgttccacatgcgctgccttaggcgcatacttggtatctcatggcaggacaaggtccccaatagtgcagtgcttgagagggcaggcactgcctccatgttcacccttctcaaacagagacgtgtgcgctggctgggccatgtctcacgcatgacggatggctgaataccgaaggacctcctcttcggtgaactggcgtctggaaagaggccgaaagggcgacctaaattgcgctacaaggacacgtgcaagcatgacctcagcgcactctctatcagtgtgaacacctggcatttgctcgcctcagacaggcatgcctggaaacagagtgaaggaagctcttgttatgtatgaaactaccttgatgaaggaagcggaagacagaagatccgtgcccgtgataccagagcgacatctgcctactgctgctcacagtgcggaaaggactgccactcctggattggattgcacagccaaaggagacgctgctcgaatcagtccaactggggcacaaacccatgatccctcgggatcgaaggatgcctactactaagtaGGTGTTTTGAAGGTGTTGTTTCTTTGCATTATTTCCTGTGCTGGGGTTTTTCTGAGGGTATGTGCATGctagaaaataaaaaacaaatgtattCAGTTTTATAAAATTGAAGTTGTGTCTGCACCTGCTTGCAGTTGATGTAGTCTGTCCCTACTACATTGCCTATGTTCAACTGTTGCAGGGCTGTATTGCGGGTGCCTGTCCCACAGTCCCTGTAGTCCTGTTGTATGTTGGGTTTTTTGCCAGTTTGTTAcaggaaaaaatgtgctgcaCGTGGTTGTGAGTATGTGATATCATCATCCCAgtgtgcattgccctcactcctccCTTCCTCTGAAAACAAACCTCAGTTTTCCCGAAGCCTGACTTTGCATGATTCCCACACTCAGAGCTGGCTATTTATGTGCCAATCTGCTCCGAGGATAGGAGACTGGCAAAGTTGAAGTAGTAGGATAGTAAAGTTGCGGAAAGTGAAACCCTTGAGAGTGTTCTCAATCCCAGATATTAGAAGcctgcgctccagctgactgttaacagg
This window harbors:
- the SIRT4 gene encoding NAD-dependent protein lipoamidase sirtuin-4, mitochondrial isoform X1 — its product is MSIYCALKVPEGCRALGRHHYRSHSVAKASANLAFVPASPPPAAVEVEALQHFVSNSQRLLVMTGAGISTESGIPDYRSEGIGLYARTERRPIQHAEFVRSASARQRYWARNFVGWPQFSSHQPNAAHLALRNWEKLGKLHWLVTQNVDALHTKTGSQRVTELHGCTHRVLCLGCGVQTPRSELQKRFEALNPTWRAEAHGVAPDGDVFLTEEQVHNFHVPACSRCGGILKPDVTFFGDTVSREKVDFVHKRLAEADSVLVVGSSLQVYSGYRFALAAHEKKLPIVIINIGPTRSDHLASMKLNSRCGELLPLIVPQ